CGGTCAGGAGGCCGAGGTCTCCGAGATCGGTCAGGTCCTTTCCGTCGGTGACGGTATCGCCCGCGTCTACGGGCTCGACAACGTCCAGGCGGGCGAGATGGTCGAGTTCAGCTCGGGCGTCCGCGGCATGGCCCTGAACCTCGAGGACGACAACGTCGGCGTCGTGCTGTTCGGCAGCGACCGCGAGATCGGCGAGGGCGACACGGTCAAGCGCACCGGCCAGATCGTCGACGTGCCGGTTGGCAAGGGCCTGCTCGGGCGCGTGGTCGACGGTCTCGGCAACCCGATCGACGGCAAGGGTCCGATCGATGGCGCGGAGCGCCGCCGGGTCGAGGTCAAGGCGCCGGGCATCATTCCCCGCAAGTCGGTGCATGAGCCGATGTCCACGGGCCTCAAGGCGATCGACGCGCTGATCCCGGTCGGCCGCGGCCAGCGCGAGCTGATCATCGGCGACCGCCAGACAGGCAAGACGTCGATCATCCTCGACACCTTCATCAACCAGAAGCCGATCAACGCCGGCGATGACGAGAGCAAGAAGCTCTATTGCATCTATGTCGCGGTCGGCCAGAAGCGCTCCACCGTCGCCCAGTTCGTGAAGGAACTCGAGGACAACGGCGCGCTCGAGTACTCGATCGTGATCGCCGCGACGGCCTCCGATCCGGCGCCGATGCAGTTCCTGGCGCCCTACGCCGGCTGCGCCATGGGCGAGTTCTTCCGCGACAACGGCATGCATGCCGTGATCGCCTATGACGACCTGTCCAAGCAGGCCGTCGCCTATCGCCAGATGTCCCTGCTGCTCCGCCGCCCGCCGGGCCGCGAAGCCTACCCGGGCGACGTGTTCTACCTGCACTCCCGCCTGCTGGAGCGCGCGGCGAAGATGAACGACGAGCAGGGCGCGGGTTCGCTCACTGCCCTCCCGGTCAT
This is a stretch of genomic DNA from Futiania mangrovi. It encodes these proteins:
- the atpA gene encoding F0F1 ATP synthase subunit alpha — encoded protein: MDIQAAEISAILKKQIKNFGQEAEVSEIGQVLSVGDGIARVYGLDNVQAGEMVEFSSGVRGMALNLEDDNVGVVLFGSDREIGEGDTVKRTGQIVDVPVGKGLLGRVVDGLGNPIDGKGPIDGAERRRVEVKAPGIIPRKSVHEPMSTGLKAIDALIPVGRGQRELIIGDRQTGKTSIILDTFINQKPINAGDDESKKLYCIYVAVGQKRSTVAQFVKELEDNGALEYSIVIAATASDPAPMQFLAPYAGCAMGEFFRDNGMHAVIAYDDLSKQAVAYRQMSLLLRRPPGREAYPGDVFYLHSRLLERAAKMNDEQGAGSLTALPVIETQAGDVSAYIPTNVISITDGQIFLETELFYQGIRPAVNVGLSVSRVGSAAQIKAMKQVAGKIKLELAQYREMAAFAQFGSDLDAATQRLLNRGARLTELLTQPQYQPLKTEEQVVVIFAGVNGYLDQIPVRAVKRFEEAFLNEVRSKHQDLLDTIRTEGQVSEATDKALRGILDGFVKNFA